Part of the Butyrivibrio proteoclasticus B316 genome, TTATTACCTAACAATTCATAAACATATAATCAAAACTCTATCCTAGCTAAAAGCCCTTTCTCTATACGTGATATAAGAGCTTCTTCAATCCCTAATTTACGTGGCTCTTTTTGCGAAGAAAATACTAATTGTTTCTCATCATTAAGCATGACATCAATTATATTAACCAATTCGCTTGATGCTTCACTTTTGCCCACAAAACAATCTATGTCATCTATAAGAAGAACGTCCAGGGACCTATAAAAATCGACAAATTTGTTTGAATTCCCATTTGTTTTCATATCCATGACATCGTTTATAAACTTTTCCGCTAAAATATAAAATGCACGCTTGTCGTCACTTTCATGATTAATATAATCCTCTATTGTTTTCAAAAGGTGTGTCTTTCCTGAACCGTGATCTCCATAGATATATAGCGGATTATATGATTCTTTACGCGGATCTATGATTAACTGTGCTGCTTGAAATGCAAAGTAATTCCCTGAAGAAACACGAAAGTTCAAGAAACTATACTTATCCATAATCTGCCATTCCTGTTTCTCAAGATAGCTCATATAATGGCTACTTCCGTCATAATGCACTTGGGGAAGTTCTGTTAATCCAAAACATTCCATTATCTTCGGAATATATTCCTCACCAATATTACAGTTCATATATAGAATCGGCTTTCCTTTTGAATTAAACTCCACTCTACCTCGCGGGTAATAGTAAAATGGCTTATTACTACACTCCTTAGGTTTTACAAAGTCCCACAGAAGCTTATGATTGTAGTTTTTTCCCGACTTAGCAACTCCAACAGTTGCATCCGCTTCAAAAGGGAAAGCTAGTATTGAATTGTCTACAAGCCAAAACACGCCTCTTTTTGGTTCACCCATATATACGCTCCTTACGTAATTTTGTATAACAAAGATGCTCCAACTTAGAATATGCCCTATCTGTATAGCTCAGTCCTTCACCGCATTTACTTATTGTCTCCATGCTATTCCTTTCATACAAATACAATTATTACCTACTCAGTTAATAGTTATCCTATCTTTGCTATTTTCAGCCACTAAGCCACCATAATGCTGTATTTCCATCATACTATGTGCTCTTGGGAACACATGACTGATCTTTTCGCATGATTTTAAATACCACTCTGGGATTCCTGCATTATAAAGAAGCGCTATAGTCTCAGCATCCCATCCATTTCTTTTAATCCTTCCCCAACGAACATCTTCAGAAATCCGATAAGCTTTTTCTCTATCAATACCATGATCAAGCATAAACTCAAACACATCTTCTCTATGAGCAATCAGGTCCCCTAGCGCAATCTCATCCGATTTAGCAAGCTCTTCCGCATTTTCTTCCCAGACTCCGTTGCCTTCTACACTTAACCCTCTGCACTTCACTTTATCTTCAAACGTCAATGGATTTAATAGATCAAATACTGGCCCAGATAAAACCTTTCTACCAATTCTCTTTTGCCTAGATACCTCTAAAAAGCCAAAGAATAATTCGTTATCGTCGTAATAATCACGTAACAAAACTTGTGGGTCACTGATGCCAACGCCGTTAACTATTCCACTCGTAAAATGTTTATATCTTATTCTTGCGTCGCCATTATAATGCTCAAAGTACTTAACTAGTTTTCTGTATAATTTACGCGTCACATTGATTTCAATAGACAAGTTTTCTTCCCCATTAAGGCCAAAGCAAAATTCAGAATAAAGCCTAGGTCTAATCCTAACAGGGTCTATCTCTGAAATATCAAGAAGGTAGGCAACTACTGATGATCCAGTATCTCCTCTAAGGCTGAATTTCTCATGTTTCGCCCCAACTCCACAAAGTGCCTCATATACAACAATAAATAAAGGCGCTGTCCCTTTCTTCTTTATCGCAGCAAGTTCTTTTTTCATTCGTTCGTATGCTTCCGATAAATCATTATCGTTATATCTATCGTATATCCTTGTAATACATAGATGTTCCAATTTTATATATGCCTGTTCGGTATATGTCAGGTCTTGAGTCATTTATCCTCTCCTTCTGAAGCCTTCTGATTAGCCCCTCATTTCATCAATAATTCTCTGTATATCAGCATGAATAAGCGTTGTCTTAGCCAAAAGTTCATCTACAATTTTCTCGAGTAGTTGCCTATTCTCAACGATTATCTTTTTAACCTCTATGTAATTTCTTTCAAGTATCATTGCCATTGTTCTATTACGATTTTCTGCTGAATAGTCATTATCGTGATCTTCAATCCAATTATGGAAGCCATAGGCACAAAGATTGTCTACTAGTCCTTTTGCATTATCAAAAGCATTTTGCAAATCACTATTGGCCCCATCATCAACTTCTCCATACACCAGCTCTGTAACAGCTCTTCCTGCAAGAGAGGTCTTTATCATATTTTCGATATACTCACAAGTCCATTCCTTTGGCTCTCTTCTGTAATACCTCACAAAGCCAACTTTATCGTCGTCCGCTTGTCTTATCGAAGCTATGCTCACACTACCAGGATCTAGAATCTCAGCCACTAAGGCATGACC contains:
- a CDS encoding DnaA/Hda family protein — its product is MGEPKRGVFWLVDNSILAFPFEADATVGVAKSGKNYNHKLLWDFVKPKECSNKPFYYYPRGRVEFNSKGKPILYMNCNIGEEYIPKIMECFGLTELPQVHYDGSSHYMSYLEKQEWQIMDKYSFLNFRVSSGNYFAFQAAQLIIDPRKESYNPLYIYGDHGSGKTHLLKTIEDYINHESDDKRAFYILAEKFINDVMDMKTNGNSNKFVDFYRSLDVLLIDDIDCFVGKSEASSELVNIIDVMLNDEKQLVFSSQKEPRKLGIEEALISRIEKGLLARIEF